The following is a genomic window from Butyricimonas faecihominis.
CCACATGACCAACCAGCCACTCATAATCTTCACCATATATTATCTTATTTCTTTATAGGCAATATCCACGATCTTTCCTAAACCTTTGTGTTCCTTCTTCAAAATAGGAGCTTTATCCCATTGCGGTTCAAACTCGTAAGTCCGCATGATACCACATCCTTTCTCGTCAGCACCATCAATCGTGGTTCCCACTACCAGATGTTCACTACGCATATCCTCCCAAACTTTATATTGACGGAATGCCGAGAATGGATTAAATTTCAACACTTTTATAGTTTCTCCCGGGAAATGACAAATCTCTTTCACCGGAGTACTTGGGTTTTTCATGTCAAACTCATATATCCTGTCCTTCGTCGCGTAAAATAACGTTCCGTATAACGGATGACAAGCAAAAAGAGTCGCTTGATCCACATCGGTTCCGGATAACTTTCCATAGTATCGCTGTGTGTTTACACCTTCCGTCCCTAAAACAATCCCGTAATAATAATAATCTCCGGCACGATCTTTCAACACGACATAGGTCAGTCCATCATTTACCGTGGATTGCATAAGAACCATTTCCTTTCCCTCTTGCTCCGCCGGGAAAAGGATCTCATCCCCAGAAAATTTCATGACAGAGGGAATTCCTCCGGATTTTGCCTTCACCTCGATGAAACGCCCAGCCTCATCATACAACATGGTTGAAGTACCTCCTAAAGTATAGGAACCGCCACCTCGCCGATAACGGCAAGCATTCGCCACGAAAGGCGCAGCCTTGAATTTCATACCATTAATTTCATTAATCGGAAATTCAAACAATCCTCCGTTTACAGACACGTTATTACAGTACACATCACCATTCTCATCAATAACAATCCAATACAGATAATCAATAAACTCATATTTCCCGTTATATTGATAATAATCGTATAATGAAACCCCGGATGCCTGCACGTGCATGTGATTCGGCTGATCACCAAAATTCCATTTGATATTATTATCTTCCCCAGCGTGCATATCCGTTTGGTCCAAGCGATAAGTTCCATTTTCGCAGGTAAACAAATAGATATTTCCT
Proteins encoded in this region:
- a CDS encoding PKD-like family lipoprotein — its product is MKYTIFGLLFIVIGFICSCADDKGNYNYQDINKLSITGIETGNAYRKISHVDTLRIYPEVKSLTGAEGEYTYEWKFIPQNADKDKGADTLDFVVATTKDLELPITLKADSYTCFYRVEDKATKVSWYQKFYLQVSSLTSEGWMVLCEQDGQSRMDMIVNVDANTDIISRDIWSESDLVTGKPVKLMSNFSGAGGNIYLFTCENGTYRLDQTDMHAGEDNNIKWNFGDQPNHMHVQASGVSLYDYYQYNGKYEFIDYLYWIVIDENGDVYCNNVSVNGGLFEFPINEINGMKFKAAPFVANACRYRRGGGSYTLGGTSTMLYDEAGRFIEVKAKSGGIPSVMKFSGDEILFPAEQEGKEMVLMQSTVNDGLTYVVLKDRAGDYYYYGIVLGTEGVNTQRYYGKLSGTDVDQATLFACHPLYGTLFYATKDRIYEFDMKNPSTPVKEICHFPGETIKVLKFNPFSAFRQYKVWEDMRSEHLVVGTTIDGADEKGCGIMRTYEFEPQWDKAPILKKEHKGLGKIVDIAYKEIR